From a single Acidobacteriota bacterium genomic region:
- a CDS encoding hydantoinase B/oxoprolinase family protein, giving the protein MAKTAIAKGKAAPKAKAKGDIIDYIINYQRPVPKNFDKITLDIIENALRNARFEMDAVLFRSAMSPVIREQHDGFPMITTPDGRMVVGQFGAYIAGFISNWKRGINPGDVFLISDPYKCGGSISHINDWLVLLPIFYRGELVGWGSQFGHTIDMGGPVSGSLPTDATTVFGEGTRIPPVKLFAEGKLNEDLLDTILNNSRMPTMNYFDLMAIVAACRTAEKRVVEMCDRFGKDVLLDAYEALLDRTNKAMRELIKMCLPEQPVSFEDYIDDDGRGNGPYKMKLTMWREGDHAHFDWTGTDPQAPGPINFYLNEEMFKMFIGVYLIMVFDPQILFNDGFYPLLHITMPKGTLIQPNFPAALGCRTHALTRLFDVLGGCLGVNAPELSTAAGYGTSPYLLYNGYDENGEFFHLMEITYGGIPGRPIGDGMDAHSWWPLFENIPTEYLESYYPLTVLEYGSLIDSGGAGFHRGGNAVRKVYRFDVDGEIAIHDDRDRSQPWGILGGWPGAFSTKELIRADGTRAQLPSKISQVPVKKGDVLVYHTAGGGGWKDALERPIETVRLDVIRGLVSYEKAARDYGVIVDRATQQVDEAATERQRAAIRAHRPPIETFTLGPPPEAIGVMKAHSAQQPKAQGAAAD; this is encoded by the coding sequence ATGGCAAAGACCGCTATCGCAAAAGGCAAAGCCGCACCGAAGGCGAAAGCAAAGGGCGACATTATTGATTACATCATCAACTACCAACGCCCGGTGCCGAAAAACTTTGACAAGATCACGCTCGACATCATCGAGAACGCGCTACGCAATGCGCGCTTCGAGATGGACGCCGTGCTCTTCCGTTCGGCCATGTCGCCCGTCATACGCGAACAGCACGACGGCTTCCCGATGATCACCACGCCCGATGGCCGCATGGTCGTGGGCCAGTTCGGCGCGTACATCGCTGGGTTCATCAGCAACTGGAAGCGTGGCATCAATCCGGGCGATGTGTTTTTGATCAGCGATCCGTACAAGTGCGGCGGCTCGATCTCGCACATCAACGACTGGCTGGTGCTGTTGCCGATTTTCTACAGAGGCGAGTTGGTCGGCTGGGGTTCGCAATTCGGCCACACGATTGATATGGGCGGGCCGGTGTCGGGCAGCTTGCCCACCGACGCCACGACGGTTTTTGGCGAAGGCACGCGCATCCCGCCGGTCAAGCTGTTTGCCGAAGGCAAGCTGAACGAAGACCTGCTCGACACGATTCTGAATAACTCGCGCATGCCGACGATGAATTACTTCGATCTGATGGCCATCGTCGCGGCCTGCCGCACGGCCGAAAAGCGCGTCGTCGAGATGTGCGACCGCTTCGGCAAAGACGTGCTGCTGGATGCTTACGAAGCGCTGCTCGACCGCACCAACAAGGCCATGCGCGAGTTGATCAAAATGTGTCTGCCCGAACAGCCGGTCTCGTTTGAGGATTACATTGACGACGACGGGCGCGGCAATGGCCCGTACAAAATGAAGCTGACGATGTGGCGCGAAGGCGACCACGCCCATTTCGACTGGACGGGCACCGACCCGCAAGCGCCGGGGCCGATCAACTTTTACCTCAACGAAGAGATGTTCAAGATGTTCATCGGCGTCTATCTGATCATGGTCTTCGATCCGCAGATTCTGTTTAACGATGGCTTCTATCCGCTGCTGCACATCACGATGCCGAAGGGCACGCTCATTCAACCGAACTTCCCGGCGGCGCTCGGTTGCCGCACGCATGCGCTGACGCGGCTGTTTGACGTGCTCGGTGGATGCCTGGGTGTGAATGCTCCTGAGTTGAGTACGGCGGCGGGGTATGGGACATCGCCGTACCTGCTTTACAACGGCTACGACGAGAACGGCGAGTTCTTCCATCTGATGGAAATCACCTACGGCGGCATTCCGGGCCGCCCGATTGGCGACGGCATGGACGCGCATTCATGGTGGCCGCTGTTCGAGAACATCCCGACCGAGTATCTGGAAAGTTATTACCCGCTGACGGTGCTGGAATACGGCTCGTTGATAGACAGCGGCGGCGCGGGTTTTCATCGTGGCGGCAACGCGGTACGCAAGGTCTATCGTTTCGATGTGGACGGCGAGATCGCCATTCACGACGACCGCGACCGTTCGCAACCCTGGGGCATTCTGGGCGGCTGGCCGGGCGCGTTCTCGACGAAGGAATTGATTCGCGCCGATGGCACGCGCGCGCAATTGCCCTCGAAGATTTCGCAGGTGCCGGTCAAAAAAGGCGACGTGCTGGTGTATCACACGGCGGGCGGCGGCGGTTGGAAAGACGCGCTGGAACGCCCGATTGAGACCGTGCGTCTGGATGTCATTCGCGGACTGGTCTCGTATGAAAAAGCCGCGCGCGATTACGGCGTGATCGTTGACCGCGCGACGCAACAGGTGGATGAAGCTGCAACTGAACGCCAACGCGCGGCAATTCGCGCTCATCGTCCGCCGATTGAAACCTTCACGCTCGGCCCGCCGCCGGAAGCGATTGGCGTAATGAAAGCGCATTCCGCGCAGCAGCCAAAAGCACAAGGAGCGGCGGCGGATTAA
- a CDS encoding cytosolic protein, with translation MNDDYDSPWKEALESYFREFLELLFPAAAREIEWSRGFEFLEQELRQITREAESGRRAVDKLVRVYRRDGAEAWVLIHIEVQGQWEADFAARMFACNYRIFDLFQQRVASFAVLSDENPHWRPNAFGYDLWGSRVRFDFPSIKLLDFTARWEELEASDNLFAVVVMAHLKTQETRSDNQGRYTWKMCLLRMLYERGVAAVDVRKLFHVIDWLMRLPKELGQAWWQEFQAFEEKQRMPYVTSVEEIGIEKGIEKGIEKGLMRGREEGRTSVLKALRQMLVLRFGALPGSLAARLGELSLPQLNPLLDAALAAPTLEEFLRHLPTTTANN, from the coding sequence ATGAACGACGATTACGACAGCCCGTGGAAAGAAGCGCTGGAAAGTTATTTCCGCGAATTTCTCGAATTGCTCTTTCCCGCCGCCGCGCGCGAGATTGAATGGTCGCGCGGCTTTGAGTTTCTCGAACAGGAATTGCGCCAGATCACGCGCGAAGCCGAAAGCGGGCGACGCGCAGTGGACAAACTCGTGCGCGTATACCGGCGCGACGGCGCGGAAGCCTGGGTGCTCATTCACATCGAAGTGCAAGGTCAATGGGAAGCCGATTTCGCGGCACGCATGTTCGCATGCAATTATCGGATCTTCGACTTGTTTCAACAACGCGTGGCGAGCTTTGCCGTGCTGAGTGACGAAAATCCCCACTGGCGGCCCAACGCCTTTGGGTATGACTTGTGGGGCAGTCGTGTGCGCTTCGACTTCCCCAGCATCAAGCTGCTGGATTTCACGGCGCGTTGGGAAGAGTTGGAAGCCAGTGATAATCTCTTCGCCGTCGTCGTGATGGCGCATTTGAAAACGCAAGAAACGCGCAGCGATAATCAAGGCCGTTACACTTGGAAAATGTGCCTGCTGCGCATGCTATATGAACGCGGCGTCGCTGCCGTTGACGTGCGCAAACTCTTTCACGTAATTGACTGGCTGATGCGCCTGCCCAAAGAGTTGGGGCAAGCTTGGTGGCAGGAATTTCAGGCTTTTGAGGAGAAACAACGTATGCCTTACGTAACAAGCGTTGAAGAAATCGGGATTGAAAAAGGGATTGAAAAAGGGATTGAAAAAGGATTGATGAGGGGCCGTGAAGAAGGCCGTACCAGTGTCCTGAAAGCGTTGCGGCAGATGCTCGTGCTGCGCTTTGGCGCACTGCCTGGGAGTCTGGCTGCGCGGTTGGGCGAACTGAGTTTGCCACAACTCAATCCGTTACTGGATGCGGCCCTCGCGGCGCCGACGCTGGAAGAA